Proteins encoded in a region of the Brevinematales bacterium genome:
- the ftsA gene encoding cell division protein FtsA → MPSKNQNSNIIASVDVGSYKTACVIAEVISKDDVRILGAGQVLSEGVKRGTIVNIQEASNSIMKAVEDAEIMAGIQIDSLYVGLSGIYCEGINTKSVVAVNNRDREITEVEVKRAINSATERVVPMNKEVIHVIPQQYSVDNQDGIKNPLGMNGTRLEVSLRIINANVTQLQNLIKAVSKTNLGINDFILGSIAESEIILTEEEKDLGVVLIDIGGGTTEVVGYYNGNVWFNGSIPLGGIDITSDISTIFKTTLQQSEKIKKLYGHSSPLQVDENETIEVQMINKRIKTIKRIDLAKVVEARVEEIFSEIKKLLENSGMYDIATAGVVLTGGSSLIPGIEETAENVFDLPCRVGYIENIGGVADAVKNPTFSKAVGLIYYPLLKGNVILQNSNQNRVDFLKKIKDFINNFFFGE, encoded by the coding sequence ATGCCATCTAAAAACCAAAATAGTAACATAATAGCATCTGTTGATGTAGGTAGTTATAAAACTGCTTGTGTGATAGCTGAGGTAATATCTAAAGACGATGTGAGAATTCTTGGAGCTGGACAAGTTTTGTCTGAAGGTGTGAAAAGAGGTACTATAGTAAATATTCAGGAAGCATCCAACAGCATAATGAAAGCAGTTGAAGATGCTGAAATAATGGCAGGAATACAAATAGATAGTTTGTATGTAGGTTTATCTGGAATATATTGTGAGGGAATTAATACTAAATCAGTAGTTGCCGTAAATAATAGAGATAGGGAAATAACGGAAGTTGAGGTAAAAAGGGCAATAAATTCTGCTACGGAAAGAGTAGTACCAATGAACAAAGAAGTAATACATGTTATACCACAGCAATATTCTGTTGATAATCAAGATGGTATTAAAAACCCATTAGGTATGAATGGTACAAGACTTGAGGTATCTTTAAGGATAATAAATGCAAATGTAACACAATTACAAAATCTTATAAAAGCAGTCTCAAAAACAAATCTCGGTATAAATGACTTTATACTAGGGTCTATAGCTGAAAGTGAGATTATACTAACTGAAGAAGAGAAAGATCTAGGTGTTGTTCTGATTGACATTGGTGGTGGCACAACAGAAGTTGTAGGCTACTACAATGGAAATGTTTGGTTCAATGGTTCAATACCTTTAGGTGGTATTGATATAACTAGTGATATATCGACTATTTTTAAAACTACTCTTCAGCAAAGTGAGAAGATAAAAAAACTCTATGGACACTCATCTCCCCTACAAGTCGATGAAAACGAAACAATAGAAGTTCAAATGATAAACAAGCGGATTAAAACAATAAAGAGAATAGATTTAGCAAAGGTTGTAGAAGCAAGGGTGGAAGAGATATTCTCTGAAATCAAAAAACTCTTAGAAAATAGTGGAATGTATGATATTGCTACTGCTGGAGTTGTTCTAACAGGTGGAAGTTCTCTTATACCTGGTATTGAAGAAACTGCAGAGAATGTTTTTGATCTTCCTTGCAGAGTTGGATATATTGAAAACATAGGTGGTGTAGCGGATGCTGTTAAAAATCCAACATTTTCAAAGGCAGTTGGTCTTATATATTACCCTCTCTTGAAGGGAAATGTTATACTCCAAAACTCAAATCAAAACAGAGTTGATTTCCTTAAGAAGATCAAAGATTTTATAAACAACTTTTTCTTTGGCGAATAG
- the ispH gene encoding 4-hydroxy-3-methylbut-2-enyl diphosphate reductase — MEVEIAKDVGFCFGVRKAVDKLDEVLNTQKEKVYVTGDLIHNKDFLKKYDGKNVEFNEDISSYNERGLVVIRAHGISDSEREKLKNNPNLVEIIDASCPYVLRVHYLTKKMVKEGYHIVIIGESSHPETRGYYLNVKDNATVVYSKEEINNIPRVKKIAVFPQTTMNYQKFKSIVSELVTEFGEVRVFMTICPPVYNRQKSVEELSKECDLMVVLGGYNSSNTKKLRDLCARYTEAIHIENISQLDTSILKGKKKVGIAAGTSTPDWIINEAYQFLKNYNPE, encoded by the coding sequence ATGGAAGTTGAAATTGCAAAGGATGTAGGATTCTGTTTTGGTGTTAGAAAGGCTGTTGATAAATTAGATGAAGTACTTAATACTCAAAAAGAGAAGGTTTACGTTACAGGTGATTTGATACATAATAAAGATTTCTTAAAGAAATACGATGGAAAAAATGTAGAATTTAACGAAGATATTTCAAGCTATAATGAACGAGGTTTAGTGGTTATAAGAGCACACGGAATATCTGATTCTGAAAGAGAGAAACTAAAAAATAATCCCAATTTGGTTGAGATTATAGATGCAAGTTGTCCTTATGTATTGAGAGTACATTATCTTACAAAAAAGATGGTGAAGGAAGGATATCATATAGTTATAATTGGTGAATCATCACATCCTGAAACTAGAGGATACTATCTGAACGTTAAGGATAATGCTACAGTAGTATATTCAAAAGAAGAAATAAACAATATACCGAGAGTTAAGAAGATTGCAGTCTTCCCTCAAACAACTATGAACTATCAAAAATTCAAGAGTATTGTTAGCGAACTAGTTACCGAATTTGGCGAAGTTAGAGTTTTTATGACGATATGTCCCCCTGTATACAATAGACAGAAATCAGTTGAAGAACTTTCAAAAGAATGCGATCTAATGGTAGTTCTTGGAGGATACAATAGCTCAAATACTAAAAAGTTAAGAGATTTGTGTGCAAGGTATACAGAAGCTATACACATTGAGAATATAAGTCAACTAGATACTTCAATTTTAAAAGGAAAGAAAAAAGTTGGTATAGCAGCAGGAACGTCGACACCAGATTGGATAATAAATGAAGCCTATCAATTCTTAAAGAACTATAATCCTGAGTGA